One Archangium violaceum genomic window, GCCGGTGGCGGACCTCCAGGGGCTCGGCCAGCACCGTGCCCGCGCGCGTCATGAGACGCGTGGGCGTGCCCCGGTTCACGGTCGAGCCCTGGCCCGCGGGAAGCCACGCCGTGGGCGGAGGACGGACCGGGCGGGAGGTACCCCTCTCGGGAGCACCGAGGAAGAAGGGCAGGGCGTTCGTATCCACCTCCTGCAACTTCTCGAAGCCCTGGGTGACGAACAGCCGCGAGACCCCCTCCGCGCGCAGCCCCGTATCGCGAGCCACCAACAAGAGGAACTGAGCCAGGGGCGCCTTCAGCTCCGAGTGCTGACCAAACTCCAGCTCGACCCAGACGGCGTCCCGTCCCTGGGCATCCTTCTGCTCGGCCACGACGGCCAGACGCAGGAAGCCCTGCTGGGGGCCTCCGTCCATCTGGTACGTCACCCACTCGCCCACGCGCGCGTCCAGCCGCTCGGGGGGGGCCTCGAGGAGTAGCCGCCCCTCACGCGACAGCCCCGTTGGCGCGCCGCCCAGCAGCGCCAGCGACAGGACGCAGAGAAACGCGTTCATGGCTTCCCCTCCCGCACCGGGTCCACGCGGAGGGCGTCCTCGCGAGCCTGTCGCACGGTATCCGCGTTGGGCATGCCATCAGGCCGGTCCGTGCCCACCCACGTCTGCGAGACGGCGACCCTCGAGGGCTCCAGCTCCACGAGCGTGGTGAGTGCCTGTTCGGCCCCTCGGGCGTATTCGAGAACGAAGGTGCGTTGTCCATCCAGCCGGCCCCCGGACTCCCGGACCGGCTTGTAGCCGGCGGCCGTGAACCGGGTGACGAGCTCCTGTCGCACCGCATCCAGGCCACGCTCCACCACCTGTGTGCGATGTCGCGAGCCTCCAGCCTCGTCGTGCGAGCCCACATCCGCGTTGAAGATCGAGCCTTCCACCTGGATGAAGTGACGCCCACTGTCATCGGGTGGCTTCTCGTACAGCCACAGGTCCTTCAGCACGGTGAAGCCCACCGTCCTTCCCAGGTGGGTGCGCAACACCACGGCCCGTTGGAGTCCCTCGCGCGTGTAGAAGGCCGACACCACCGCCTCCTGTTTCAGGTCTCCGTCCACGACGACCGGGTAGCCCTGCTTCGTCCACGAGTCGTGGAAGTACCTGGCCACCTTCACCAGGGAGTCCGTCGTGGTGAAATAGGCCATGCGGTGGTACTGGCCGCCGATGCGCAGATCATTGCCGATCCGCGTGTGCACGGCACCGGGGTAGACCGCGAGCTCCTGCTCGGCCCACGAAGGAGCGGCCCACAGCAGAATCAGGAGGGGAAGGACACCTACTCGCACGGGATCCTCTGCGCGTTCTTGTCCTCGGACGTACTGGGGTCGAGGTCGGGTGTGTTGGGCATGTCCGCCTGGGCGTTCTTGCAGCCCATGAAGTTGGCACCACGGGCCATGAACATCTTCCGGTAGAGGGAGTGGTCGTAGTCCTGGGTGTCACGGAACGGGGCGGTGTCGAAGCAGCGCTGGGCGGGGTCGTCCAGGCCGGGGTAGGCGTTCAGGTTGTTGAGGCCCATGGGGGCGCCATGCCGGGTCTTGTTGCAGCCGCGGGCGCTCTCTCCTGGCACGTAGTTGTGGGACACCACGAAGGTGCCCAGGAAGTCCGGGACGAGGAAGCGGGCCACCGCACCGAGCCGGTCCAACCCCACCCGGTCCAGGTAGCTCCCCACGCCCAGGAACTTCATCCGGTCCACCTGCAGGGAGAGACCGTGCCGGGAGCCGCCGTCGTGTACGCCGGCCCTCTTGGCTTTCACCAGGGCATCCGTGCCATCGGGCAGATGCCATCCGTTGGCGATGAGGGTGTAGCGGTCCTTCACCGGCAGGTGACTCAGGTCCCTGCCTCCCCAGTTGTCCACGTCGAAGAAACCGTGAGGCTCCTTCTGCAGGAAGCGCCGGGGGAGCATGGAGCTGGAGAGCTCGCTGGTGACCTCCACCTCCACCTGGCCCCGGGTGTTGAAGCGGAAGTGCTCCAGGAAGAAGTCGAGTCTCTTTCCCACCGCGACGGCCGCCTCGGGGCGGGTTCCTCCCGCGACGTCGGGAAAGACGCGGCCCAGGTCGATGCCCGTCACGGGCTGGTTCTGGATGCTCACTTGCGGCGGCGCGGCACGCAGCAGGGTGCCGAATCTGCCTCCGGACTCGATGGAGTCGAGATCCGCGTAGCGCTCGGCCGCCTCCTTCGCCGAGGCCCGCATGGCGGCGTCGAAGGCCCTTTCATGATCAGCCGTGGCGTAGTCGCTCAGGGTGTAGCTGCTCATCTCCCACGCGACATACCGGCTGGCTTCCTGCAGCTTGAGCCGGGCCCGGATGATGTCGCTCAGGAAGACGCTGAACATCAGGATCGAGACCAGCAGCGGCACCACGAGCGCGAACTCGACGATGGCGGCGCCGCGCCGGACGGCCTTCGACTGGACGAGGAGGCGGAACATGGCGGGTCTCAGTGGGTGATGAGCTTCGTCGGCGAGTCCCGGAGGGCCTCCGGCAGTGCGTTCGCCATCGTGTTGATCAACGGCAACGAGTCCTTCCCCTGCCACACGGCCGCCAGACGTGGCCGCCAGTACGGGTTGAAGAAGTTGGGCTGCTCGGTCCAGTTGCCGGGCCGGTGGTAGTACGTCTGGCCTCGCGAGATGACGAACATCTCGCCGTCGTTCTTCAGGTCCAGCGTCTCGGGTGACCCGTCGAAGGCGAAGGTGAGCCTGCCCTGGGAATTGAGCTGGCCCGGAGTGCGCTGGCTCTCCTTCGGGCCCTTGGTGAGGAGCACCCAGGTGGAGGGTTGGTTGAAGTCGTCCTTGCGCTCGGCCACGGCGGTGGGAGCCGGCGTCTCGTTCAGACCTTTCGCGCAGTCCTTCTCGTAGTCACCCGGCTCGAAGTGGGGGAAGGGCGCCAGTCCCGACCAGGGGTGGTTGTCGTCATTCGGATCGATCCGGACGTTGGCCACGTAGACGGACATCTCGAAGACACACGTGCCCTGGTACCGGGCGATGCAGGGCCTGGATTCATAGAGGCCCACGTCCCGGTCCTCCTGCTTCGAGGCCTCCCCGGGGAACACCACCCGCCAGTGGATGCCATTCGGGCGCAGGTCCGTGTTGCTCATGGCCCAGATGCTGGTCTTGAGCGTGTCGTTCTTGTCCTCGCGCGGATCGCCCCAGCAGTCACGCCAGGTTCGCGGGTCCTTCACTCCGGGCTGCGTGGGGCAGCGGAAGGGATTGAAGACCTGGATGCCCCCGAGGTCGATGGAGGCCGGTCCCGGGAACTTGATGGAGTAGGGGTCGTCCGCGCCGATGACATCGCCCTGGGCGAGCATGCCCATGGGGCGGTCGGGGAGATCCCTGGACTCGCGGAGGTTGTTGCGGCCCCTGGACGCCTTGCCCCATGTTGCCTCCCCGCCGCCCTGGCCGAGCCGGTAGGTGAGGAAGCGCGTCTGGCCCCACTTGGGGAAGCCATCGAGCACGGTCTTCAACGGTGCGAGCCAGTGGGGGATGGGCATGAGGCTCCCCATCCGCCGGTGGGTGACCATCGTCTCCGGGCAGGCCCCGCCCTTCGCGTCGCACGAGAAGCGCGTGGCGTTGGTGATCCCCGCCATCACCCGCTTGGCCCGGGCGCTCTTGTCGCCCTCTCCATGCCGGGTGGGATCCAACGGCTCGAAGGGGTTGACCGGGTTCGAGGGTGTTCCGTTGGCTTCCCTGTAGTGCGCGCGGTCGTAGAGGCACTGGTTGATGAAGCCCGCCAGCGTCCGCGGGACGAGCGAATCCACGTCGGGATCATTCGCGGCGATGATGGCGCTGGAGGTGCCCATCACATACGAGGACGTGGACAGCATCACCGCGGTGGCGGCACCGGCCAGGACCGAATTGAGGACCCGGTGTCCGGGGACCACGACCCTGCCGATGGCTTGATCAATGGGCTCCATCACCGGCTTCATGAGAAGCAACATCCCCCGGAGCACCGTGAAGACGAGGTCCAGCGCCTTCATGAGCACCTGGATGAAGGGGAGCTGGTCGAGGAGGGTGCAGACCGCCATCCAGAAGGCACCGTCCCGGCCATGACTCGGGAAGCACGGGCCGATGGTCCGCATGAACCCGTAGATGTCCGTCAGGAAGGCCTGGACGGAGAACAGGAACGAGTCCAGCGATTGCCACATCATCGCCGAAACGTAGTGGGACACCTGCGTGCGGTTGGTGAACGCGTAGAAGTTGAACGCGCGCGCCTCCATGGCCGCCGTGGACCAGGCCGCCGCGTCCGCCGTGTTCTGCAGGCGGATGCGCTCGTGTACCCCGTGTCCGATGTTGACCGTCGTGATGAGCGCGATGCTCAGCATGAGCATCAGCACACAGGCGAGCACGAGGGCCTGGCCTTCCTGTCGCTCGAGACTCCGGCGGAGTGTGCGGGTCATCATGGCCTCACACCTCCCAGTCCGGGTTCAGGTGCATCAGCCACTTGAAATAGAAGTTCGACTGCATCCGCATGCTGTAGGTGGCCGTCAGCGGGATGAAGTAGCGCTTCCCCATCCGCCCCGACAGGAGCGGGATGGCGCCGGTGGCCAGCCCCCACAGCACGGTCATCTCCGGCCGGTAGAGCGTGTCGTAGCCTCGTTGGTTCTCCATCCCACGCACGGGGGCCAGGCCCACCTCGCGCATTCCTCCCTGCCCGTGGGTGATGCGTGCCTTCGAATTCAAGGTGGGCTGGTGGATGGCTCCCCCCAGCGCCATGCCCGCGTTGGCCGCCCACCACGTGGTGAAGAGGATCCAGTTGGCGAAGGGCACCCGCAGCTCGTACCAGTAGCGCACCCGTATGCTCAGCACGGTGGCCCCGCGGAAGAGCTCCTCGTCGTCATCCGGCAACGGGAGGTCGAAGAACTTCGCGAGCCTGCTCTCCAGCGCGGGCACCTGCGGCCAGGCATCCGGCCCATCGAAGTCCAGCTCCTCCCAGTTCCGGGCCGAGCGCAGCTTCCACACGCTCCGCACGGGCGAGTACCAGGATGGGTTCACCGTATCGACGCGCACCTGTCCGAAGAGGGGAGCGCCATTCACCGAGGCCGGCACCACCGAGTCCTTCGTCGGCCAGGCCAGCGACTGCAATGCCTCGTCCTGGAGCCGGGCCCGCTTCCACGTCCGGGCCAGACCCGTCGGGTCGTCCGTGCGGCCCAGGGTTGGCAGCAGCGCCACGAGCGCCGCGTCATGCATGCGCTCGGTGTTGCCGTTCCAGACGATGCCCGCCCGGGCCGCGCAGTACGCCGCGTACTCGGTCATCAGCTTCGCGTGCTGCATCTGGGTCAGTTGGAGGATGCCCAGGCCCAGGAAGACCATGAGCGGCAGCACCAGGGCCGCCTCGACCGCGGCCTGACCCGATTCCCGGCGCTGGTGGGGATGTTCACTCATGGACGAGGCCATGTAGCGACATCCGTGCCACCGCCCACCTCACTCAGGGGCCGTCGTGGCGGGGGGTCTCAGAGGGAAGACAGCCCCTCCCAGACCCGGGACGGGGACCCGCGAAACCGGACCAGCCTGCCAGCCGAGTCATCGTGACTTTGACACTTTGCGTGACTGCTGGATAACATCCTACCCGCTGGTGCCCCGGGCCCCCACCTTGCAAAGCAGCTCCTCCACCTACGCCGCCCCGCCGGGCGCCCCCCGCTTTTGGAGGTCTTCGAGACATGCTGAAGGGTAAGACTCCGCTCATCATCGCATTGGCGCTCGGCCTGCTGGCCGGCATCATCGCGTGGTCGGCGATCAAGAAGAAGGAAGCGGACGTGCGTCGCGGCTGGAACCTGGTGCCGGTGGTCGTGGCCTCCCAGGATGTCCCCGAGGGCACCGTCATCTCCTTCGACATGATCAGCCAGCGCTCGGTGCCGGAGCAGTTCGTCACCTCGTCGGTGGTGAAGCCGGACTCGGCGACCTACGTGGTGGGCCAGAAGGTGCTCGTGGCGCTGCAGGCGGGAGATCCGCTGCTGTGGAGCCAGTTCGAGACCACCAAGGCCGCCGAGCGCCTCTCCACCAAGGTGCAGAAGAAGGTGCGCGCCATCACCGTGGAGGCCAAGCCCACCACGTCCGTGGGCGGGTGGATCCGCCCCAACGATCACGTGGACGTGATCGGCACCTTCCGAGATCCGCAGACGGACGAGAGCGTGGCGGTGACGCTGCTGCAGAACGTCATCGTGCTCGCCACGGGCAAGGTGACCGGCACCACCAACGTCAACCTCATCCCCGAGCACCAGCGCGAGTACAGCAACATCACGCTGATGGTCATCCCCGAGGAGGCGGAAATCCTCACGCTGGCCAGCGAGCTGGGCAACCTCACGATGTCGCTGCGCAACGAGGAAGACGTGGACATGATCGAGGAGCGCGGCCGCGCCACCATCAGCACGCTGCTGTCGGGTGAGCGCACCCGCGTGCTCGAGCAGAAGCGTCGCGAGATCATCCAGATCATCAAGGGCAACGCCACCGAGAAGAGCGCGGTGGGCTCCACGGGCGCGCCGTAGTCCTTTCCCCCCTCGTGCTTCCTCTCCCCCGCAGCTGAAGGAAGTCCCCGCGCATGCTGGCCGGAATCGTCCTCCTCCTCGTCACCGGGTCGGTCTTCTTCTTCAGCCTGGTGATCTTCACCGTCCTGGCGAAGGCCTACGAGCAGTACCAGGAGCGGTACGTCGTCAAGTCGATGAACGACTTGAGCGACATGTTCCTCTTCATCGATGCCCGTCAGCTGCTGGTGCTCAACATCGCCAGCATGTGTCTGTTGGGCATCCTGTCGTACATCATCTTCAACCCCATCATGTGCGTGGGGTCCACGATCTTCGGCTTCTTCCTGCCGATCATCCTGGTGAAGCACTACCGCAAGCGGCGCATCAAGAAGTTCAACGTGCAGCTGGTGGACGCGCTGCAGGCCATGGCCAACGCGTTCAAGGCGGGTCTCACGTTCCCGCAGGCCATCGAGCACGTGGCGCGCGAGGCGCAGCCGCCGCTGTCGCAGGAGTTCGGTCTCTTCGTGAAGGAAGTGAAGCTGGGCGTGCCGCTGGAGGAGGCCCTCATCAACATGGGCCGCCGGGTGGGCAGTGACGACCTGGAGCTGGTCGTGGTGGCCACCAACATCGCGCGTCAGCTCGGCGGCAACATGGCGGAGATGTTCGAGACCATCTCGAGCGTCATCCGCGAGCGCTTCCGCCTCGAGGGGAAGATCGACGCGCTCACCGCCCAGGGCAAGCTGCAGGGCTGGGTGGTGGCGGCCATGCCGGCCATCCTCGGCATGGTGCTCAACTACATGCGTCCGGACCTGATGGAGCCCATGATGGACCACTGGTTCGGGTATGTGCTGGTGACGGTCATCGCCATCATGGAAGTCCTGGGCGTGATCATCATCCGGCGCATCGTCAACATCGACATTTAAGGAGCGGCCGTGAGCGACGTCCTCACCTATACGTTGATGGGGGGCTCGGCGCTGATGTTCGCGGCGTCCGCGGGGTTCCTCGGCTTCGGTGTCTACCAGAACTACTTCTCGCAGCTCGTGTCCGAGATGCGGGATGACCCGGGTGGAGTCCAGAGCCTGGGCTCCGTCGCCATCCGCAGGCTCGGCGCACTCAACCGGCGGCTGATGTGGCCGAGCTACGAGAACAAGATGCGCCGCAGCCTCATCAAGGCCGGCGAGCCCCAGGCGTTCAAGCCCGAGGACATCATGGCGCTGCAGGAGATCAGCGCCGTGCTGGGCCTGCTGGCGGGGCTCATCCTGATGAACGCGGTGGGCGAGAACCTGGCCTGGTCGCTCGCCTTCATGCTCTTCGGGCTCTACTACCCGATCATCTGGGTGAATGATCAGGTGAAGAAGCGTCACCTGCTCATCTCCCGGGCGCTGCCCTACAGCCTGGACCTGCTGACGTTGTCGGTGGAAGCGGGTCTGGACTTCACCGGAGCGCTGGCGAAGGTGGTGGAGAAGGGCAAGTCGGGCCCGCTGCGCGAGGAGCTGCAGATCGTCCTCAAGCAGCTGAAGATGGGCAAGACGCGCGAGGAGGCCCTCAAGTCGATGATCGTCCGCGTGGACCTGCCGCCGCTGACCACCTTCGTCACCGCGCTCATCCAGGCGGACAAGATGGGCACCAGCCTCGGCAAGGTGCTGCGCATCCAGTCCACCCAGCTGCGCATCGATCGCACCCAGCGCGCGGAGAAGCTGGCGGGCGAGGCGCCGGTGAAGATGCTCTTCCCGCTCATCGCGTGCATCTTCCCCACGGTGTTCATGGTGCTCTTCGGGCCCATCGTGTTCCAGTTCATGTTCGGAGACGTCGGGGGATAGGGCCCTGGGTTTCCAACTCACCATCTCCAAGGGTCTGCAGCAGGGGAAGGAACTTCTCTTCGAGCAGGCCGAGATCCATATCGGACGCACCGCGGACAACGACGTGGTGCTGCAGGATGCCGGTGTGTCGCGCAAGCACGTGCGCATCTCGGATCGGCTCGGGCGCTTCTATGTCCAGGACCTGGGCAGCTCCAACGGCACCCTGGTCAACGACAAGCCCCTCTCCGGCGAGCAGGAACTGCAGAACGGGGACCGGATCGCCCTGGGGCCCGTGGAGTTCCTCTTCAAGGAGGTCGTGAGCTCGGACGACGCCACCCGGCCCTTCATGCCGGTGGAGGAGGACGATGACGCCACCCGGCCCATCCGTCGCAACCTCTACCCGCTCTCGCGCGCGGAGACGGAGGATGGGATGGAGGCGCCGATGTCGGATCTGTCTCCGGTCGGCCCCGAGCTCGAGACCACGCTCCCCTTGCCTCGTCCCTCGGCGCCGCCCGTGCTTCGTCCCGTGTCGGAGGCCTCGTCCCGGGAGGCATTCTCCCGCGCGGACACGGTGGGGGAGATGGAGGTCGTGCCCGAGCCTCGTGCCCCCGCTCCCGTCAAGGCGGCTCCCGCTCCGGCGCTGGCCCCCGTTCCGGCTCCCGCCGCTGTCGCCGCTCGGGCCTCGTCCGGGGCGGCGGGCCCGTCCGCCGCCGATCTGGCCCGGCGCCGGCGCGAGTTGAGCAACACCCTGGGTGGACAGCTCGCCCTGTGGTGGCTCGAGATGCCGCGTGGCGGGAAGGTCGCGCTGCTCACCGTGGCCACCAGCTTCCTGGTGGGCATGGTGGCCGCGCTCGTCATCGTCTTCCGTCCCGAGGTGGACACAGGTCCCACCGGCCCGGAGCCCACGTCGCTCGGCCTCCAGGCGCTGCCGGACTCGTTCGGCCTGGGCGAGGGCGTGACGTGGGAGCAGCCGGACATGAAGGCGTTCGACTTCGAGTTCGTCTCGCCCACGCGCGCGGTGGCCGTCCTCAGCTACCAGGCTAGCGGCATCTCCAAGGAAGAGGTCTCCCTCTCCGTCAACGCGACGGCCGTGGGGTGGGTCCCGCCGGACACGACCCACTCCACCGAGCGGGAGCTCCAGCAGATCCTCCCGCCGTCCGTGCTCGAGCGTAACGCGAGCAACCAGCTCGTCTTCGACAACGTCCGCAATCCCCCGGGCCAGGACAGCTGGCGGGTGTGGAACCTGCGGCTGGAGATCATCCCCGTGCCGGACCTGCCGCCCGAGCAGCTCCTGGAGACGGCGCGTACCTACGTGGCCAAGGCGCGCAACTTCTACGAGCGCAAGGACGTCGGCGCGGAGAACCTCACCCTCGCCTGGGAGAACTACCGCTCGGCGTGGATCACCCTCGAGGCGTTGGACGAGAAGCCCGACCTCTATCAGGACGTGCGCCACATGATGGGCCAGGTGGCGGTGGACCTGGACCACAAGTGTGGCCAGCTGATGCTGGATTTCCAACGGAACATCCAGTTCAAGGACAGGAAGCGGGCGGCCCGGGTGCTCGATGAGATCAACAGGCGCTTCCCTACACCGGCGCATCGCTGCCACAATCTGGCGGCCGAAAAGGCCAGCGAATACGGGCTGTGAGGTCCGTATCCGTGCACGCAACGAAGTGGTGACTTCCCATGTCGAACGGTTCCCCCCCCGCACGCCGTCGTCCCACGTCGGGCTCCCCGTCGGGCTCCCCCTCGGGCTCCCCCTCGGGTGGAGCCACGGGTTCGCGCCCCGCGGTACGCAGGACCTCCACCGGCACCGCCCCCCGCACCGCGCCCGAGCCGGTGCTGGGGACGAAGCTCGTCTGCTCCGCGGGCCCCTCCTCCGGTGAGGAGTTCGGGCTGGAGGATGGCGAGTACGTCGTTGGCCGGGCCAACGACAACCCCATCTGCATTCCGGACACCTCGGTGTCCCGCAGGCACGTGCTCATCCGCCGCGTGGGCGGAGGCTGGGCCGCGAGCGACCTGGGTTCCGGCAACGGCACCCTCCTCAACGGCGAGCCCCTCACCGACGAGATGCCGCTGACGCACGGCGACATCCTCACGCTCGGCGACACGGAGCTGACGTTCAACGACACCTCCAACGCCACGATGATGATGCCGATGCCGGTGGCGCCCCCGACGCGGCCGGCCCGCTCGCGCCCCGCGGCCAGGCCCGCTCCCGCCGCCGACGCCGGGGATGAGGCCGATGCCGAGGGGAGTGGAGAGGTGTCGTCCTCCGTTCCGCGCCGCCCGCCGCCCCGTCCCGAGGGCCGCGTGCGCTCCTCGCGGGGGCGAGCGGCGACGGCGGCGGCGGCGCCGGATCCGAAGGCGCAGCAGCGCAAGAAGCGCCTGTTGCTCCTCACCGCGGGTGTCTTCGTGATGCTGGTGGGCCTGCTGGCCATCATGAAGGTGCAGCAGCAGCGGGAAGAGGAGGTCCTGCGCGCCAAGGCGCGGATCGCCCAGGAGCGGCGCGAGCAGATCGAAGCGCTCTTCCAGGAGGCCAAGAACCTCATCCGCGACGGCAAGTGGACGGCCGCCAAGGCGAAGCTGCTGGAGCTGCAGGAGGCGGAGCCCAACCACGTGCAGCTGCCGGACTACCTGGCGCGCGTGCAGAAGGAGATCCCCAACCAGGAGGCGCTCGACGTGGCCAAGGCGGCGCTGGACAAGAATCAGCTCGGCCCCGCGGCCGCCGCCCTGGCCAAGGTGAGCAAGGACACCCAGCTCTTCGAGCTGGCGCGTACCCTCCGGGTGTCGCTGACCGACAAGGCCGACAAGCGCGTGCGTGAATCGCAGACGCTGTTGGAGCAGAAGCAGCTCGATCAGGCCAAGGCCATCACCGACGACGTGCTCGCGGCGTTTCCGGAGCACCGCGACGCCAAGGTCATCAACGAGCAGGCGGCGCAGGCCATCGCCATCCGCGACGCGCCTCCGCCGCCCCCCACGCCGAAGGAGGCGCCCAAGCCGTGGGAGCAGGCCGTGGATCGCTTCCGCGATGGAGATCTACAGGGCGCGGTGGCCATGGCCAACGCCTGCTCGTCCAAGCACTCCCAGTGCAAGGTCCTGATGGGGCAGCTGACGGACTTCGGCAACCTCTACAAGAAGCTGGAGGACCTGGACGCCAAGGGCCTGGCGCGCCTGCTGGACCTGGACAAGAAGATCACCAACGGTCGCGGGAGCAAGCTGTCGCGCTCCGCGGGCACGCGCGCCGCCAACATCTTCTTCAAGAGCGCCTCGGCGGCGAAGGCGGCCGGACAGTACGGCCGCGCCATGGAGAACGCCCAGCGCGCCCTCCAGGCCGACCCCGGCCATGTCGGTGCCACCAACATCGTCAGCGAGCTGCGCGCGAAGGCCAAGGACGTCTACCTGCAGGCCTATGCCCTCAAGGACACCAATCCCGAGGACGCCGTGCTCAAGTTCAAGGAGGTCCTCGCCATGAGCCCGGCGGAAGACGAGACGCACCAGAAGGCGAAGTCCTGGATCGAGAAGCTCCAGCGATGAAGAAACGGCGAGGGACGGGAGAGGCTCCGCCGGAGGACTCCGCCACCGGGCAGGGAGACCTCTTCGGCGGCGCGTTGGGGACACCGAAGAAGGCGAAGGCGGTGGTGGTGGCGGCCCCGAAGCCGCCTCCCGAGGCTCCGCCCAGGCCCGCCGTGCCTCCGGCTCCCTCGGAGCTGGAGGACGTGTCCGCGGCGCTGCCGTCGCTGCCCGGTGCGCCCTCTCGCCCGGCTCCGACGCGCACGGTGCTCACCGTGGGCGAGCTCACCCAGCAGCTCAAGTCGACGATCGAATCGCGCTTTCCCCGCGTGCTGGTGCGCGGAGAGGTGTCCGGCTTCCGAGGTCCCAACGCCCGTGGCCACCTGTACTTCACGCTGAAGGACGCGGAGGCCTCGCTCGACGTGAAGATGTGGGCCTCGCAGGCGGCGCGGTTGCGCTTCGCCCTGAGAGATGGCCTCGCCGTGGTGGCCGAGGGCAGCGTGGACCTCTACGCGCCCGCCGGCCGCTACAGCCTCATCGCCTACAAGCTGGAGCCGGAAGGAGAGGGCGCCCTGGCGCTCGCTTTCGAGCAGCTCAAGGAGCGGCTCGCGGCCGAGGGCCTCATTGGCGACAACCGCATCCGTCCGCCGCGCCCGCTGCCCTTCCTGCCCCGGCGCATCGGCGTGGTGACGAGCCGCACCGGCGCCGCGCTGCAGGACTTCCTGCGCGTGCTGCACTCGCGCAACCCGCGCCTGTCCGTGCTGCTGTGTGACGCGCGCGTGCAGGGCGAGGGCTCCGCCGAGGAGGTGGCTCGCGGCGTCGAGCGCCTGTCGCGCACGGACGTGGACGTCATCGTCGTCACGCGCGGAGGTGGCTCGAAGGAGGACCTCTGGACGTTCAACGAGGAGCGGGTGGCGCGCGCCATCTTCGCCTCGCCCGTACCGGTGGTGTCCGCCATCGGCCATGAGATCGACTTCACCATCTCGGACTTCGTGGCGGACTGGCGCGCGCCCACGCCCAGCGCGGCGGCCGAGCGGCTCGCCCCGGTGTTGCAGGATCTGGAGTACGCCCTGGCCACCTGGTCCGTGCGCCTGCGCAAGGCGGCCGAGCGCCGGGTGCTGGAGCTGCGCGAGCGGTTGGGCTCCCTGCGCGGGGGCGTGGTGGATCCCCGGCGGCGGCTCTCCACGGAGCGGCTGCGGCTGTCGGATGCCGAGGACGCGATGACGCGGGTGATGCGCCAGTTGCTGCGGGACCACCGCGAGAATCTCCGGGGGCACACCGAGCACCTGCAGCGCCAGCGTCCTCAGGCCCGGCTGGCCGAGCAGCGGGCGAGGTTGGTACAGCTCTCCGCGCGGCTGAAGGACGCGGTCCGGGCGGACGTGGCGGCGCGGCGGGCGAGCGCGGCCCGGGCCCGGTTGGAGCTGGAGCGGGTGTCTCCCATCACGCGGGTGGCGGAGATGCGGGCCCGGGTGGCCCACCAGAAGGCCCGGCTGGTCGCCCTGGAGAAGGACACCCTGGCGTCGGCCCAGCGGCACTTCCAGCGTCTGGAAGGGCAGCTGGACGCCCTCAGTCCCCTGAAGGTCATGTCCCGCGGCTACGCGGTCACCTTCCGCAAACGCGATGGGGGCGTGGTGCGCTCCATCTCGGATGTGCAGCCGGGGGAGGTCCTGGGTATCAAATTCGCCAATAACGGGGCGAAGACACTCCAGTCGTGCGAGGAGATTGAGGCCACCGTCACCTCCGTGAAGGGACCGGTGGATTGCTGACGTCCGGGTGCAAGTCTTCCTGGCACCCGGGTACGTGCCTCCTCTAGAGTCCCCCGGCTTTTTTGCGTCGAGGTGGACTGGAAGTGGCGAAGGACAGCAAGGGCAAGGCGGCGGAGGAAGTCCCCGAGCAGTATGGGGACGTGGTGCAGCGTCTCGAGGACGTGGTGGCGCGGCTGGAGGGCGGCACCCTGTCACTCGAGGACTCGCTCAAGTCGTTCGAGGAGGGCATCAAGCTGGTTCGTCGCGGCGAGCAGCTCCTCA contains:
- a CDS encoding type II secretion system F family protein → MSDVLTYTLMGGSALMFAASAGFLGFGVYQNYFSQLVSEMRDDPGGVQSLGSVAIRRLGALNRRLMWPSYENKMRRSLIKAGEPQAFKPEDIMALQEISAVLGLLAGLILMNAVGENLAWSLAFMLFGLYYPIIWVNDQVKKRHLLISRALPYSLDLLTLSVEAGLDFTGALAKVVEKGKSGPLREELQIVLKQLKMGKTREEALKSMIVRVDLPPLTTFVTALIQADKMGTSLGKVLRIQSTQLRIDRTQRAEKLAGEAPVKMLFPLIACIFPTVFMVLFGPIVFQFMFGDVGG
- the xseA gene encoding exodeoxyribonuclease VII large subunit encodes the protein MKKRRGTGEAPPEDSATGQGDLFGGALGTPKKAKAVVVAAPKPPPEAPPRPAVPPAPSELEDVSAALPSLPGAPSRPAPTRTVLTVGELTQQLKSTIESRFPRVLVRGEVSGFRGPNARGHLYFTLKDAEASLDVKMWASQAARLRFALRDGLAVVAEGSVDLYAPAGRYSLIAYKLEPEGEGALALAFEQLKERLAAEGLIGDNRIRPPRPLPFLPRRIGVVTSRTGAALQDFLRVLHSRNPRLSVLLCDARVQGEGSAEEVARGVERLSRTDVDVIVVTRGGGSKEDLWTFNEERVARAIFASPVPVVSAIGHEIDFTISDFVADWRAPTPSAAAERLAPVLQDLEYALATWSVRLRKAAERRVLELRERLGSLRGGVVDPRRRLSTERLRLSDAEDAMTRVMRQLLRDHRENLRGHTEHLQRQRPQARLAEQRARLVQLSARLKDAVRADVAARRASAARARLELERVSPITRVAEMRARVAHQKARLVALEKDTLASAQRHFQRLEGQLDALSPLKVMSRGYAVTFRKRDGGVVRSISDVQPGEVLGIKFANNGAKTLQSCEEIEATVTSVKGPVDC
- a CDS encoding FHA domain-containing protein, yielding MGRTADNDVVLQDAGVSRKHVRISDRLGRFYVQDLGSSNGTLVNDKPLSGEQELQNGDRIALGPVEFLFKEVVSSDDATRPFMPVEEDDDATRPIRRNLYPLSRAETEDGMEAPMSDLSPVGPELETTLPLPRPSAPPVLRPVSEASSREAFSRADTVGEMEVVPEPRAPAPVKAAPAPALAPVPAPAAVAARASSGAAGPSAADLARRRRELSNTLGGQLALWWLEMPRGGKVALLTVATSFLVGMVAALVIVFRPEVDTGPTGPEPTSLGLQALPDSFGLGEGVTWEQPDMKAFDFEFVSPTRAVAVLSYQASGISKEEVSLSVNATAVGWVPPDTTHSTERELQQILPPSVLERNASNQLVFDNVRNPPGQDSWRVWNLRLEIIPVPDLPPEQLLETARTYVAKARNFYERKDVGAENLTLAWENYRSAWITLEALDEKPDLYQDVRHMMGQVAVDLDHKCGQLMLDFQRNIQFKDRKRAARVLDEINRRFPTPAHRCHNLAAEKASEYGL
- a CDS encoding FHA domain-containing protein, translated to MSNGSPPARRRPTSGSPSGSPSGSPSGGATGSRPAVRRTSTGTAPRTAPEPVLGTKLVCSAGPSSGEEFGLEDGEYVVGRANDNPICIPDTSVSRRHVLIRRVGGGWAASDLGSGNGTLLNGEPLTDEMPLTHGDILTLGDTELTFNDTSNATMMMPMPVAPPTRPARSRPAARPAPAADAGDEADAEGSGEVSSSVPRRPPPRPEGRVRSSRGRAATAAAAPDPKAQQRKKRLLLLTAGVFVMLVGLLAIMKVQQQREEEVLRAKARIAQERREQIEALFQEAKNLIRDGKWTAAKAKLLELQEAEPNHVQLPDYLARVQKEIPNQEALDVAKAALDKNQLGPAAAALAKVSKDTQLFELARTLRVSLTDKADKRVRESQTLLEQKQLDQAKAITDDVLAAFPEHRDAKVINEQAAQAIAIRDAPPPPPTPKEAPKPWEQAVDRFRDGDLQGAVAMANACSSKHSQCKVLMGQLTDFGNLYKKLEDLDAKGLARLLDLDKKITNGRGSKLSRSAGTRAANIFFKSASAAKAAGQYGRAMENAQRALQADPGHVGATNIVSELRAKAKDVYLQAYALKDTNPEDAVLKFKEVLAMSPAEDETHQKAKSWIEKLQR